One genomic segment of Pseudomonas fortuita includes these proteins:
- a CDS encoding AMP-binding protein: protein MSQPSYTRGRQDQPLLTQTIGQAFDATVARCADGEALVSRHQGLRYSWRQLAEQVEVHARALMALGVNTGDRVGIWSPNCAQWCILQLASAKVGAILVNINPAYRVGELDYVLRQSGCRWLVCADAFKASDYHAMVQELVPELASTTPGELASPRLPELRGVISLAANPPAGFLPWHALAERAGQTSTDACTARQQSLQFDQPVNIQYTSGTTGAPKGATLSHYNILNNGFMVGESLGLTARDRMVIPVPLYHCFGMVMANLGCITHGSTMIYPNDAFDAELTLRAVAEERASILYGVPTMFIAMLDHPSRAQMDLSSLRSGIMAGATCPIEVMRRVIDQMHMAEVQIAYGMTETSPVSLQTGPDDDLELRVTTVGRTQPQLENKLVAADGCIVARGEIGELCTRGYSVMLGYWDNPQATADAIDPAGWMHSGDLAVMDEHGYVRIVGRNKDMIIRGGENIYPRELEEFFYTHPAVADAQVIGIPCSRYGEEIVAWIKLHPGHHATVEELQGWCKGRIAHFKVPRHIRFVDEYPMTVTGKVQKFRMREISVAEISALSAG from the coding sequence ATGAGTCAACCGAGCTATACCCGCGGTCGCCAGGACCAACCCTTGCTGACCCAGACCATCGGCCAGGCCTTCGATGCCACGGTGGCTCGCTGTGCCGATGGCGAGGCGCTGGTGTCGCGCCACCAGGGCTTGCGCTACAGCTGGCGGCAGTTGGCCGAACAGGTCGAAGTGCATGCCCGTGCGCTGATGGCCCTGGGCGTGAACACCGGCGACCGTGTCGGCATCTGGTCGCCCAACTGCGCCCAGTGGTGCATTCTGCAGTTGGCCAGTGCCAAGGTCGGCGCCATCCTGGTCAACATCAACCCGGCCTATCGCGTGGGCGAACTGGACTATGTGTTGCGTCAGTCCGGCTGTCGCTGGCTGGTGTGCGCCGATGCCTTCAAGGCGTCTGATTATCACGCCATGGTCCAGGAGCTGGTGCCAGAATTGGCCAGTACCACGCCCGGTGAACTGGCCAGTCCGCGCCTGCCTGAGTTGCGCGGCGTGATCAGCCTGGCCGCCAACCCGCCTGCCGGCTTCCTGCCTTGGCACGCATTGGCCGAGCGGGCAGGGCAGACATCGACCGATGCCTGTACTGCCCGCCAGCAAAGCCTGCAATTCGACCAGCCGGTGAATATCCAGTACACCTCCGGCACCACCGGTGCGCCCAAGGGCGCCACGCTCAGCCACTACAACATCCTCAACAACGGCTTCATGGTCGGCGAGAGCCTGGGCCTGACGGCCCGCGATCGCATGGTAATCCCGGTGCCGCTTTACCACTGCTTCGGCATGGTCATGGCCAACCTCGGCTGCATCACCCACGGCAGCACCATGATCTACCCCAACGACGCCTTCGACGCCGAGCTCACCCTGCGCGCCGTGGCCGAGGAGCGTGCCAGCATCCTGTACGGCGTGCCGACCATGTTCATCGCGATGCTCGATCACCCCTCGCGTGCGCAGATGGACCTGTCAAGCCTGCGCAGCGGCATCATGGCCGGTGCCACCTGCCCGATCGAAGTGATGCGTAGGGTCATCGACCAGATGCACATGGCAGAAGTGCAGATCGCCTACGGCATGACCGAAACCAGCCCGGTGTCGCTGCAGACCGGCCCGGACGATGACCTGGAGCTGCGCGTGACCACCGTCGGCCGTACCCAGCCGCAGCTGGAAAACAAGTTGGTAGCCGCCGATGGCTGCATCGTCGCGCGCGGTGAGATCGGCGAGTTGTGCACCCGCGGCTACAGCGTGATGCTTGGTTACTGGGACAACCCCCAAGCCACGGCGGACGCCATCGACCCGGCCGGGTGGATGCACTCGGGCGACCTGGCGGTGATGGATGAGCACGGTTATGTGCGTATCGTCGGGCGCAACAAGGACATGATCATTCGCGGCGGCGAGAATATTTACCCGCGTGAGCTGGAGGAGTTCTTCTACACCCACCCGGCAGTGGCTGATGCGCAGGTGATCGGCATTCCGTGCAGCCGCTATGGCGAGGAGATTGTGGCCTGGATCAAGCTGCATCCCGGGCACCACGCCACGGTCGAGGAACTGCAGGGTTGGTGCAAGGGACGCATCGCACATTTCAAAGTGCCGCGGCATATCCGCTTTGTTGACGAATACCCGATGACGGTGACGGGCAAGGTGCAAAAATTCCGCATGCGGGAGATCAGCGTGGCGGAGATTTCGGCGCTATCTGCAGGTTGA
- the glgB gene encoding 1,4-alpha-glucan branching protein GlgB, producing MNATTRENGGLRQRDLDALARAEHADPFAVLGPHGDGKGGVFIRAFLPNALNARVLARDDGRVLAEMVQGAVPGLFTAHLDDAQAYLLHIGWAGGEQITEDPYSFGPQLGDMDLHLFAEGNHRDLSGRFGAQPIQVDGIDGVCFSVWAPNARRVSVVGDFNNWDGRRHPMRLRHGAGVWELFVPRLGVGETYKFEVLGKDGILPLKADPLARATELPPSTASKVAGELSHAWQDHDWMAQRAQRHAYNAPLSIYELHPGSWRCELDEAGEVGRYYNWRELAERLVPYVQELGFTHIELLPIMEHPFGGSWGYQPLSMFAPTSRYGSAEDFAAFIDACHQGGIGVLLDWVPAHFPTDEHGLARFDGTALYEYDNPLEGYHQDWNTLIYNLGRNEVRGFMMASALHWLKHFHIDGLRVDAVASMLYRDYSRKAGEWVPNRYGGRENLEAIDFIRHLNGVAAVEAPGALIIAEESTAWPGVSQPTQQGGLGFAYKWNMGWMHDTLHYIQNDPVHRAHHHNEMSFGLIYAYSEHFILPISHDEVVHGKHSLIDKMPGDRWQKFANLRAYLTFMWAHPGKKLLFMGCEFGQWREWDHDSELDWYLLQYPEHQGVQRLVGDLNRLYREVPALHEQDCQPQGFQWLIGDDAQNSVYAWLRWSSSGEPVLVVANFTPVPREGYRIGVPFGERWQELLNSDAELYAGSNVGNLGAVTSEAVASHGQPLSLALNLPPLGVLIMKPA from the coding sequence ATGAATGCAACCACGCGTGAAAACGGCGGCCTTCGGCAACGGGACCTGGATGCCCTGGCCCGCGCCGAACACGCCGATCCTTTTGCAGTACTCGGCCCCCATGGCGATGGCAAGGGCGGTGTGTTTATCCGCGCCTTCCTGCCCAATGCCCTGAATGCACGGGTGCTGGCGCGCGATGATGGGCGCGTGCTGGCTGAAATGGTGCAAGGTGCAGTTCCGGGATTGTTCACGGCGCACCTGGATGATGCGCAGGCCTATCTGCTGCACATCGGCTGGGCCGGCGGCGAGCAAATCACCGAAGACCCTTACAGCTTTGGCCCGCAATTGGGCGACATGGACTTGCACCTGTTCGCCGAGGGCAACCACCGCGACTTGTCCGGGCGCTTTGGTGCCCAGCCGATCCAGGTCGATGGCATCGATGGCGTGTGTTTCTCGGTGTGGGCGCCGAATGCCCGGCGGGTATCGGTGGTGGGTGATTTCAACAACTGGGACGGCCGCCGCCACCCCATGCGCCTGCGCCACGGCGCGGGGGTGTGGGAGCTGTTCGTGCCGCGCCTGGGCGTGGGCGAAACCTACAAGTTCGAGGTGCTGGGCAAGGACGGGATACTGCCACTCAAAGCAGACCCGCTGGCCCGCGCTACCGAATTGCCGCCCAGCACCGCGTCCAAGGTGGCCGGTGAGCTCAGCCATGCGTGGCAGGACCACGACTGGATGGCACAACGCGCCCAGCGCCATGCTTACAATGCCCCCCTGTCGATTTACGAACTGCACCCGGGGTCATGGCGCTGCGAGCTGGACGAGGCAGGCGAAGTCGGGCGCTACTACAACTGGCGCGAGCTGGCCGAGCGGCTGGTGCCCTACGTGCAGGAGCTGGGCTTTACCCATATCGAGTTGCTACCGATCATGGAGCACCCGTTTGGCGGCTCGTGGGGCTATCAGCCACTCTCGATGTTCGCGCCCACCTCGCGCTACGGCAGTGCCGAGGACTTTGCCGCGTTCATCGATGCCTGCCACCAAGGCGGCATAGGCGTGCTCCTGGACTGGGTGCCGGCGCATTTCCCCACCGACGAACACGGCCTGGCCCGCTTCGACGGCACCGCGCTGTACGAATACGACAACCCCCTGGAGGGCTACCACCAGGACTGGAACACGCTGATCTACAACCTGGGCCGCAACGAAGTGCGCGGCTTCATGATGGCCTCGGCGCTGCACTGGTTGAAGCACTTCCACATTGACGGCCTGCGGGTCGATGCGGTGGCCTCGATGCTGTACCGCGACTACTCGCGCAAGGCTGGCGAATGGGTGCCTAACCGCTACGGCGGGCGCGAGAACCTGGAGGCTATCGACTTCATTCGCCACCTTAACGGCGTGGCTGCCGTCGAGGCCCCTGGTGCACTGATCATTGCCGAAGAATCCACCGCCTGGCCCGGCGTCAGCCAGCCGACCCAGCAGGGCGGCCTGGGCTTTGCCTACAAGTGGAACATGGGCTGGATGCACGACACCCTGCATTACATCCAGAACGACCCGGTGCATCGCGCCCACCACCACAACGAGATGAGTTTCGGGCTGATCTATGCCTATTCCGAGCATTTCATCCTGCCCATCTCCCATGACGAAGTGGTGCATGGCAAGCACTCGCTGATCGACAAGATGCCCGGCGACCGCTGGCAGAAATTTGCCAACTTGCGTGCCTACCTCACCTTCATGTGGGCGCACCCTGGCAAGAAGTTGCTGTTCATGGGTTGCGAGTTCGGCCAGTGGCGTGAGTGGGACCATGACAGCGAACTGGACTGGTACCTGTTGCAGTACCCCGAGCACCAAGGTGTGCAACGCCTGGTGGGCGACCTCAATCGCCTGTACCGTGAGGTGCCGGCGCTGCACGAGCAGGATTGCCAGCCGCAGGGCTTCCAGTGGCTGATCGGTGACGACGCGCAAAACAGCGTGTACGCCTGGCTGCGCTGGAGCAGCAGTGGCGAGCCGGTGCTGGTGGTGGCCAACTTCACCCCGGTGCCGCGTGAGGGCTACCGCATTGGCGTGCCGTTTGGCGAGCGCTGGCAGGAGCTGCTGAACAGCGATGCCGAGCTGTATGCAGGGTCCAACGTGGGCAACTTGGGCGCTGTAACCAGTGAGGCAGTGGCCAGCCATGGGCAGCCATTGTCGCTGGCCCTAAATTTGCCGCCGCTTGGCGTGTTGATAATGAAACCGGCCTGA
- a CDS encoding alpha-1,4-glucan--maltose-1-phosphate maltosyltransferase codes for MSRNEPFESVPMANDHPEQAISLSQALLAPRVVIEDTQPVLDAGTFAAKAISGQAVAVSTKVYSDGHDRLAVMLNWRQANSRRWHCVPMHSPGNDLWLAEFTPTELGPHLFSIEAWVDPFATYSHDLEKKYNAGVEVQLELEEGRLMLGKGIELCSGAVREELEAVQQRLAELDSDGQVALFLGPDVAHLMSEAGHRSYLARSCEFPIDVDRPAAQFASWYELFPRSITDDPQRHGTFNDVHQRLPMIRDMGFDVLYFPPIHPIGMQHRKGRNNALKAEPGDPGSPYAIGSAEGGHDAIHPQLGTREDFRRLVAAAAEHGLEIALDFAIQCSQDHPWLKEHPGWFSWRPDGTIRYAENPPKKYQDIVNVDFYAPDAVPSLWLALRDVVVGWVEEGVKTFRVDNPHTKPLPFWQWLIANVRSQHPDVIFLAEAFTRPAMMARLGKVGYAQSYTYFTWRNHKQELREYFEQLNQPPWSQCYRPNFFVNTPDINPFFLHTSGRAGFLIRAALATMGSGLWGMYSGFELCESAPLPGKEEYLDSEKYQIRPRDFTQPGNIIAEIAQLNRIRRQNRALQTHLGVAFFNCWNDNILYFAKRTPERDNYILVAICLDPHNAQEAHFELPLWELGLDDDADTQGEDLMNGHRWTWHGKTQWMRIEPWHQPFGIWRIEKAR; via the coding sequence ATGTCACGTAACGAGCCCTTTGAAAGCGTGCCCATGGCGAACGATCACCCCGAACAGGCCATCAGCCTGTCCCAGGCGCTGTTGGCGCCGCGTGTCGTGATCGAAGACACCCAACCGGTGCTCGACGCCGGCACCTTTGCCGCCAAGGCCATCAGCGGCCAGGCTGTGGCGGTCAGCACCAAGGTGTACAGCGACGGCCACGACCGCCTGGCCGTGATGCTCAACTGGCGTCAGGCCAACAGCCGCCGCTGGCATTGCGTGCCCATGCACTCGCCGGGCAACGACCTGTGGCTGGCAGAATTCACCCCCACCGAGCTTGGCCCACACCTGTTCAGCATCGAGGCCTGGGTCGACCCGTTCGCCACTTATAGCCACGATCTGGAGAAAAAGTACAACGCCGGCGTCGAGGTACAGCTCGAACTGGAAGAGGGCCGCTTGATGCTGGGCAAAGGCATCGAACTGTGCAGCGGCGCCGTGCGTGAGGAGCTCGAAGCGGTGCAGCAGCGCCTCGCGGAGCTGGATAGCGACGGGCAGGTGGCGCTGTTCCTGGGCCCTGATGTTGCACACCTGATGAGCGAAGCCGGGCACCGCAGCTACCTGGCCCGCAGCTGTGAATTCCCCATTGATGTCGACCGCCCGGCTGCGCAGTTCGCCAGTTGGTACGAGCTGTTCCCCCGCTCGATCACTGACGACCCACAGCGCCACGGCACCTTCAACGACGTGCACCAACGCCTGCCAATGATCCGTGACATGGGCTTCGACGTGCTGTACTTCCCGCCCATCCACCCCATCGGCATGCAGCACCGCAAGGGCCGCAACAACGCCCTCAAGGCCGAGCCCGGCGACCCTGGCAGCCCGTATGCGATTGGCAGTGCCGAAGGCGGCCATGACGCCATCCATCCGCAACTGGGCACCCGCGAAGACTTCCGTCGACTGGTGGCTGCCGCTGCCGAGCATGGCCTGGAAATCGCGCTGGATTTCGCCATTCAGTGCTCGCAGGACCACCCATGGCTCAAAGAGCACCCCGGCTGGTTCAGCTGGCGCCCCGACGGCACCATTCGCTACGCCGAGAACCCGCCGAAAAAGTACCAGGACATCGTCAACGTCGATTTCTACGCCCCGGACGCCGTCCCTTCGCTGTGGCTGGCGCTGCGCGACGTGGTGGTCGGCTGGGTAGAGGAGGGCGTGAAAACCTTCCGCGTCGACAACCCGCACACTAAACCACTGCCATTCTGGCAATGGCTGATTGCCAATGTGCGCAGCCAGCACCCCGACGTCATCTTCCTTGCCGAAGCGTTCACCCGGCCGGCGATGATGGCGCGCCTGGGTAAGGTTGGCTACGCGCAAAGCTATACCTACTTCACTTGGCGCAACCACAAGCAGGAACTGCGCGAGTATTTCGAGCAGCTAAACCAGCCGCCATGGAGCCAGTGCTACCGGCCGAACTTTTTCGTCAATACGCCGGATATCAACCCGTTCTTCCTGCACACGTCTGGTCGCGCCGGCTTCCTTATCCGCGCCGCGCTGGCAACCATGGGCTCGGGCCTGTGGGGCATGTACTCAGGCTTCGAACTGTGCGAAAGCGCGCCTTTGCCGGGCAAGGAGGAGTACCTGGATTCGGAGAAATACCAGATCCGCCCGCGCGATTTCACCCAGCCTGGCAACATCATTGCCGAGATCGCCCAGCTCAACCGTATTCGCCGGCAGAACCGCGCCTTGCAAACGCACCTGGGCGTGGCGTTTTTCAACTGCTGGAACGACAACATCCTGTATTTCGCCAAGCGTACGCCTGAGCGCGACAACTACATCCTGGTGGCTATCTGCCTCGACCCGCACAACGCCCAAGAGGCGCATTTCGAGCTGCCGCTTTGGGAGCTAGGCCTGGATGACGACGCCGACACCCAGGGCGAAGACCTGATGAACGGCCACCGCTGGACCTGGCATGGCAAGACCCAATGGATGCGTATCGAGCCCTGGCATCAGCCTTTCGGGATCTGGCGTATCGAAAAAGCCCGGTAG
- the treS gene encoding maltose alpha-D-glucosyltransferase has product MAKRSRPAAFIDDPLWYKDAVIYQLHIKSFFDSNNDGIGDFAGLISKLDYIAELGVNTLWLLPFYPSPRRDDGYDIAEYKAVHPDYGSMADARRFISEAHKRGLRVITELVINHTSDQHPWFQRARHAKRGSKTRDFYVWSDDDQKYDGTRIIFLDTEKSNWTWDPVAGQYFWHRFYSHQPDLNFDNPLVLKAVIGVMRFWLDLGVDGLRLDAIPYLIERDGTNNENLAETHAVLKAIRAEIDANYPDRMLLAEANQWPEDTRPYFGEGDGDECHMAFHFPLMPRMYMALAMEDRFPITDILRQTPEIPANCQWAIFLRNHDELTLEMVTDRERDYLWNYYAEDRRARINLGIRRRLAPLLQRDRRRIELLTSLLLSMPGTPTLYYGDELGMGDNIYLGDRDGVRTPMQWSPDRNGGFSRADPQRLVLPPIMDPLYGYQTVNVEAQSHDPHSLLNWTRRMLAVRKQQKAFGRGSLRTLTPSNRRILAYIREYTDADGNTEVILCVANVSRAAQAAELELSQYADKVPVEMLGGSAFPPIGQLPFLLTLPPYAFYWFLLASHDRMPSWHIQATEGLPELTTLVLRKRMEELLEAPARETLQTTILPQYLPKRRWFAGKEGPIDQVRLCYGVRFATATTPVLLSEIEVLGGGTANHYQLPFGLLPEDQINTALPQQLALSRVRRAHQVGLITDAFVLEPFIRAVLHACQNGLRLPCGSGAGELRFECTDLLAALGLNDESAVRYLSAEQSNSSVVIGDSVVLKLIRRVNPGIHPELEMSAYLTAAGFANISPLLAWVSRVDEQNAPHLLMIAQGYLSNQGDAWAWTQNTLERAIRDQMAPAGGDAEVHTDALEELTGFAALFGQRLGEMHLLLAAPTDDEAFRPRPSDADDSQRWGAQISAELTHALDLLAQHRDALDSDSQALIDDLQQQRDGLAQHIASLADQAEGGLLMRVHGDLHLGQVLVVQGDAYLIDFEGEPSRPLQERRAKHSPYKDVSGVLRSFDYAAAMILRSASAVDLSGPAQQARQRVARQYLHQSRHAFVEAYGLATAAMPHAWKMADGERAALELFCLEKAAYEITYEAENRPTWLAVPLHGLHGLISTWGES; this is encoded by the coding sequence ATGGCCAAGCGTTCACGCCCGGCAGCCTTCATCGATGACCCGCTGTGGTACAAGGACGCCGTCATCTACCAGTTGCACATCAAGTCGTTCTTCGACTCGAACAACGACGGCATCGGCGATTTTGCAGGCCTGATCAGCAAGCTGGACTACATCGCCGAGCTGGGCGTCAATACCCTGTGGCTGCTGCCGTTCTACCCTTCGCCGCGGCGCGACGACGGCTATGACATCGCCGAATACAAGGCCGTGCATCCCGACTACGGCAGCATGGCCGATGCCCGGCGCTTTATCAGCGAGGCACACAAGCGCGGCTTGCGGGTAATTACCGAACTGGTGATCAACCACACCAGCGATCAGCACCCCTGGTTCCAGCGTGCCCGCCACGCCAAGCGCGGTAGCAAGACGCGCGACTTCTACGTGTGGTCGGACGACGACCAGAAATACGACGGCACGCGGATCATCTTCCTCGACACCGAAAAGTCCAACTGGACCTGGGATCCGGTCGCCGGCCAGTATTTCTGGCACCGCTTCTACTCGCACCAGCCAGACCTCAACTTCGACAACCCGCTGGTGCTCAAGGCGGTGATCGGGGTGATGCGCTTCTGGCTGGACCTAGGTGTGGATGGCTTGCGCCTGGATGCCATCCCTTACCTGATCGAACGCGACGGCACCAACAACGAGAACCTCGCCGAAACCCACGCTGTGCTCAAGGCAATCCGCGCTGAAATCGACGCCAATTACCCCGACCGCATGTTGCTTGCCGAGGCCAACCAGTGGCCGGAAGATACCCGGCCTTACTTTGGCGAAGGTGATGGCGACGAGTGCCACATGGCCTTCCATTTTCCGCTGATGCCGCGCATGTACATGGCCCTGGCCATGGAAGACCGTTTCCCGATCACCGACATCCTGCGCCAGACGCCGGAGATCCCGGCCAACTGCCAATGGGCAATTTTTCTGCGCAACCACGATGAGCTGACCCTGGAAATGGTCACCGACCGGGAGCGCGACTACCTGTGGAACTACTACGCCGAAGACCGCCGCGCGCGCATCAACCTGGGCATTCGGCGGCGCCTGGCGCCGCTGCTGCAGCGTGACCGTCGGCGTATAGAGCTGCTCACCAGCCTGTTGCTGTCGATGCCGGGCACGCCAACCCTGTACTACGGTGACGAGCTGGGCATGGGCGACAACATCTACCTCGGTGACCGCGACGGCGTGCGTACGCCCATGCAGTGGTCGCCCGACCGCAACGGTGGTTTCTCCCGCGCCGACCCGCAGCGCCTGGTGCTGCCGCCGATCATGGACCCGCTGTACGGCTACCAGACGGTAAACGTCGAGGCCCAGAGCCATGACCCGCACTCGCTGCTGAACTGGACCCGGCGCATGCTGGCCGTGCGCAAGCAGCAGAAGGCCTTTGGCCGCGGCAGCCTGCGAACCCTTACCCCCAGCAACCGGCGCATTCTTGCGTACATCCGCGAGTACACCGATGCCGATGGCAACACCGAGGTCATCCTGTGCGTGGCCAACGTGTCCCGCGCCGCCCAGGCTGCCGAACTGGAATTGTCACAATACGCCGACAAAGTACCGGTGGAGATGCTCGGCGGCAGCGCCTTCCCGCCCATTGGGCAACTGCCGTTCCTGTTGACGCTGCCACCCTATGCCTTTTACTGGTTCCTGCTGGCCTCCCACGACCGCATGCCCAGTTGGCACATCCAGGCCACCGAGGGGTTACCCGAATTGACTACACTGGTATTGCGCAAGCGCATGGAAGAACTGCTGGAAGCACCCGCCCGCGAAACCCTGCAAACCACCATCCTGCCGCAATACCTGCCCAAGCGGCGCTGGTTCGCCGGCAAGGAAGGGCCCATCGACCAGGTGCGCCTGTGCTACGGCGTGCGCTTCGCTACCGCCACCACGCCCGTACTGCTCAGCGAAATCGAAGTGCTTGGCGGGGGGACGGCCAACCACTACCAGCTGCCGTTTGGCCTGCTGCCCGAAGACCAGATCAACACAGCGCTGCCGCAGCAGCTGGCCTTGTCGCGGGTGCGCCGTGCCCATCAGGTTGGCCTGATTACCGATGCCTTCGTGCTCGAACCGTTTATCCGCGCGGTGCTGCACGCCTGCCAGAATGGCCTGCGCCTGCCCTGTGGCAGCGGCGCGGGCGAACTGCGTTTCGAGTGCACCGACCTGCTGGCGGCCCTTGGGTTGAACGATGAAAGTGCAGTGCGCTACCTCAGCGCCGAGCAGTCCAACAGCTCGGTGGTGATCGGTGACAGCGTGGTGCTCAAGCTGATCCGCCGGGTCAACCCGGGCATTCACCCAGAACTGGAAATGAGTGCCTACCTGACCGCCGCCGGCTTTGCCAATATCTCGCCATTGCTTGCCTGGGTCAGCCGGGTGGACGAGCAGAATGCCCCCCACCTGCTGATGATCGCCCAGGGCTACCTGAGCAACCAGGGCGATGCCTGGGCCTGGACCCAGAACACCCTGGAGCGGGCCATCCGCGACCAGATGGCGCCGGCTGGTGGCGATGCCGAGGTACACACCGATGCGTTGGAGGAACTCACCGGCTTTGCCGCCTTGTTCGGCCAACGCCTGGGCGAGATGCACCTGTTGCTGGCCGCGCCGACCGATGATGAGGCCTTCCGCCCACGCCCCAGCGATGCTGACGACAGCCAGCGCTGGGGTGCGCAGATCAGCGCCGAACTGACCCACGCCCTCGACCTGTTGGCCCAGCACCGTGACGCTCTCGACAGCGACAGCCAGGCCCTGATCGACGACCTGCAGCAACAGCGCGATGGCCTGGCCCAGCACATCGCTAGCCTGGCGGACCAGGCTGAGGGCGGCCTGCTGATGCGGGTGCACGGCGACCTGCACCTGGGCCAGGTGCTGGTGGTGCAGGGTGACGCCTACCTGATCGATTTCGAGGGTGAACCGTCACGTCCACTGCAAGAGCGCCGGGCAAAACACAGCCCGTACAAGGATGTCAGCGGCGTGTTGCGTTCCTTCGACTATGCTGCTGCGATGATCCTGCGCAGCGCGTCTGCGGTCGACCTTTCCGGCCCAGCGCAGCAGGCGCGTCAGCGGGTCGCCCGGCAGTACCTGCACCAGTCGCGCCACGCCTTCGTCGAAGCCTACGGCCTGGCCACCGCCGCCATGCCCCATGCCTGGAAAATGGCCGACGGCGAGCGCGCGGCACTGGAATTGTTCTGCCTGGAAAAGGCCGCCTACGAGATCACATATGAAGCCGAAAACCGTCCGACCTGGCTGGCCGTGCCTTTGCATGGCCTGCATGGACTGATCAGTACCTGGGGAGAGTCATAG